CTTTTTATAAGAGGGGATTTAATAAAGTTTAAAAAATCCTGGCTTTCCTGCAGCACGGCAACCATCTCTTTCAGCTGCGAAAAAACAGAGTCAAACTTTCCACCCTCTTTCAAGGTTTCATAAAATGCCTGTGCATATCTCTTGGAAACAATATCGACTCTCAATTTATCGCTCCTATCTTTTTAATATATTCCTGCATTAATAATTTTTGTCTGTCACCAGAAAGCTCGTTACCAAGCTTTTCCTCAGCCAACTTTAAAGCAAGCCTAAAAGTCTCTTTTCTTAACTCTTCTTTAGCCCTATTCAAATCGGATTCTATCATATTCTCGGCAAAGCTTCTCAATTTGTCTATATTGTTGCTTGCTTCCTCCAAGATTCTTTCCTTTTCAGCCTCAGCAGATTTCATTGCTCTCTCTTTCATATCTTCAAGCTCTTTATTCATCTGAGCAAGCTTTGATTTGTATTCTTTTAACTCCGTTTCTGCTTGCTCTTTAGCCTTTTGAGCATCTGCAATGGCCTTTTCAATATCTGCTGTCCTTTTTGTCAGAAAATCGTTCAAAGGCTTTTTTAAAACTTTAACCAAAATAAAGGCAAAAACTGCAAAAACAATAATTCTCCAAAAAAGACCCATATAATCAGGCCCATGACTTTCAGCACCTTCTGATGCCAACACTATATGTGGTATCACAAAAATAAGTAACGAAAGTATCCTCTTCACTATTACCCCCTAAGCCACTTTGCCCAAAATTTTTGCTACAATTTCATCCGCAAGCCCGTTAGCTTCCGTTTCAAGTGAGACTTTTGCTTTCTCAACCTGTATTTCAAGCTCCTTTCTCGCTGTTTCTATCTTTTTATCTATCTCTTCCTTAACTTTAGATACTTTTTCATATGCCTCAGTCACAGCTTGTTGTCTAATCTTACCTTGATACTCTGCAACCTCTGCCCTTACTTGCTGTAACTTCTCTTCGTACTCTTTTTTATTTTTCTCAACTTCAGCCCTTAAATTGCCAGCTGATTCCAATAGGCTCTTGATCTTACTATCCCTGCTGTCAATATTTGACAACATTGGGTCATAAATCAGCTTCTTGCCTATAAAAAATATTATTAAAAAGTTTATCATTTGGATTAACAGAGTATAATCAATACTAATCATTACACCTCTCCTTTAAAAGAAATTATCAATGCGGTATACTGTATACAATTTATAATTATCGCGCAGACAGTATCAAAATAACCCGCTTTTGTCAACATTAAAAATAAGTTTTATTATTGTTAAATTTGCCCCTTCAGCACATCTATTCCGGGCAAATGTCCAAGTTCAATATACTCAAGAGAAGCACCGCCACCGGTTGAAACATGCGATAACTTGCTATCAGCACCGATTTTTTTAACAGCACTCACAGAGTCTCCGCCACCGACAACCACAACAGCATCAAGCCCAGCCAACAGTGTGGCAATTTCAAATGTCCCCTTAGAATACCTGCTATCTTCAAAAACACCCATCGGACCATTCCATAACACTGTTTTACATTCTTTAAGCTCCTGACTATACAGATTGACAGTCTTCTCACCTATATCAAGCCCCATAAGCTCCGCCGGAATATTAACATCGTTTACATAAACAGGCTCACCACAAAACTCTTTCGAACAAACATGATCAATAGGCGTAAATATTTTTACACCTTTCTCTTCCGCTTTTTTATAAATTTTCTCTACAGTAGCAATATGCTCTTTTTCAACCAACGAAATTCCAACATTGTAAGCTTTATATTCTAAGAAAGTATATGCCATTGCCCCGCCGATAAAAATCTTGTCAACCAAATTAATAAGGCTTTCAATGACACCAATCTTATCGCTGACTTTCGCACCACCCAAAATGGCACCAAAAGGTTTTTCGGGAGACTTTAAGAGCTTTTCAAAGTAATCAACCTCTTTTTGAACTAAAAAACCGGCATATTTTTCTTTAACCCTTAACGGCAATCCGTAAACAGAAGCATGTTTTCTATGACTTGTCCCAAAGGCGTCATTCACATATATTTCGGTAAACTTAGCCAGCTCTTCAACAAAGGCTTCCTCATTTTTCTCCTCGCCTTTATAAAACCTCAAGTTTTCAAGAAGTAGCACTTCCCCGGGTTTTAGCTCGTCAACTGCCTTAATAACCTTTTCACCGACACAGTCATCAATAAACTTTACCGGAAAGAAATTTTCATTGATATAACTTGCAACAGGTTGAAGAGAAAATTCCTTTTTAAATTCACCCTTTGGTCTGCCAAGATGGGAGGCAAGGATTACTTTCCCTTTTTTCTCTTTTATAAAATTAATAGTTTTAAGAGCCTCTCTTATACGAGTGTCATCCGAAACTTTACCATCCTTAATAGGCACATTAAAGTCAACTCTTACAAATACTTTTTTATACTCAAAATTACAAGATTGTAGTGACTTAACCATAAAACCTCCGTAAATTAATATAAAGAAAAAGCCTACAGTCAAAAACTAACCGCAGGCCTATAGGATATTTTTTATAAAACTTTTGTCGCCAGTTCAGCTATTCTGTTAGAATAACCCCACTCATTGTCATACCAACTAATAACCTTAACGCAAGTGCCGCCAATCACTTTAGTAAGTGGGGCATCAAATATTGAAGAGTGAGGATTACCATTAAAATCGATAGACACAAGCTCCTCTTCAACATACTGTAGAATCCCTTTCAAATCCCCTTCAGATGCCTCTTTCATAGCCATATTCACTTCTTCTTCAGTTACCGCCTTATTAAGGTTGCAAGTCAAATCAACCATTGACACGTTTGGAGTAGGCACCCTAACAGCCATACCGTCAAGTTTCCCTTTTAATTCAGGCAATACAAGACCTACCGCTTTTGCTGCACCGGTAGAAGTAGGAATCATTGACACAGCGGCAGCCCTTGCCCTTCTCAAGTCTTTGTGAGGTAAATCCAAAATTCTCTGGTCATTTGTGTAAGAGTGGACAGTAGTCATAATACCGTTAATTATCCCAAATTTATCATTTAATACTTTAGCTACTGGTGCAAGACAGTTTGTAGTGCAAGATGCATTTGATATAACATGATGCTTAGTTTTGTCATATTTATCAAAATTAACACCAAGAGCTACTGTTATATCAGGGTCATCAGCAGGTGCTGAAATGATAACTTTTTTAGCCCCTGCTTTTAAATGGGCTGCTGCTTGCTCCCTTTTTCTAAACACTCCCGTAGACTCGATAACAACATCCACACCCAATTCGCCCCAAGGCAAAATAGAAGCGTCTTTAGAGGAATAGACGTTAATCTTTTTGCCATTTACTATCAAAGCTTTTTCTTCGGCTTTCACATCGAAATTGGCAATCCCGTGGACGGAGTCATATTTTAAAAGATGAGCCAAAGTAGCCGCATCCGTAAGGTCATTTATCCCTACAAATTCAATATCAAGATTTCTCACCATGGCAGCTCTAAATGCACATCTGCCTATCCTTCCAAAACCGTTAATCGCTACTC
This DNA window, taken from Deferrivibrio essentukiensis, encodes the following:
- a CDS encoding ATP synthase F0 subunit B — translated: MISIDYTLLIQMINFLIIFFIGKKLIYDPMLSNIDSRDSKIKSLLESAGNLRAEVEKNKKEYEEKLQQVRAEVAEYQGKIRQQAVTEAYEKVSKVKEEIDKKIETARKELEIQVEKAKVSLETEANGLADEIVAKILGKVA
- a CDS encoding phosphoglycerate kinase — its product is MVKSLQSCNFEYKKVFVRVDFNVPIKDGKVSDDTRIREALKTINFIKEKKGKVILASHLGRPKGEFKKEFSLQPVASYINENFFPVKFIDDCVGEKVIKAVDELKPGEVLLLENLRFYKGEEKNEEAFVEELAKFTEIYVNDAFGTSHRKHASVYGLPLRVKEKYAGFLVQKEVDYFEKLLKSPEKPFGAILGGAKVSDKIGVIESLINLVDKIFIGGAMAYTFLEYKAYNVGISLVEKEHIATVEKIYKKAEEKGVKIFTPIDHVCSKEFCGEPVYVNDVNIPAELMGLDIGEKTVNLYSQELKECKTVLWNGPMGVFEDSRYSKGTFEIATLLAGLDAVVVVGGGDSVSAVKKIGADSKLSHVSTGGGASLEYIELGHLPGIDVLKGQI
- a CDS encoding ATP synthase F0 subunit B translates to MKRILSLLIFVIPHIVLASEGAESHGPDYMGLFWRIIVFAVFAFILVKVLKKPLNDFLTKRTADIEKAIADAQKAKEQAETELKEYKSKLAQMNKELEDMKERAMKSAEAEKERILEEASNNIDKLRSFAENMIESDLNRAKEELRKETFRLALKLAEEKLGNELSGDRQKLLMQEYIKKIGAIN
- the gap gene encoding type I glyceraldehyde-3-phosphate dehydrogenase, translating into MTTRVAINGFGRIGRCAFRAAMVRNLDIEFVGINDLTDAATLAHLLKYDSVHGIANFDVKAEEKALIVNGKKINVYSSKDASILPWGELGVDVVIESTGVFRKREQAAAHLKAGAKKVIISAPADDPDITVALGVNFDKYDKTKHHVISNASCTTNCLAPVAKVLNDKFGIINGIMTTVHSYTNDQRILDLPHKDLRRARAAAVSMIPTSTGAAKAVGLVLPELKGKLDGMAVRVPTPNVSMVDLTCNLNKAVTEEEVNMAMKEASEGDLKGILQYVEEELVSIDFNGNPHSSIFDAPLTKVIGGTCVKVISWYDNEWGYSNRIAELATKVL